A genomic segment from Nicotiana sylvestris chromosome 1, ASM39365v2, whole genome shotgun sequence encodes:
- the LOC138868533 gene encoding uncharacterized protein, translating to MPPNELNATSSPWPFAAWGMDVIGPIEPTTSKGHMFIIVAIDYFIKWVEAASYKAVTKRVAADFIKHRIVCRFRVSESIITDNAANLNSDLMKAIWKKDECSMTWSTLPEQNVQSFQQKGQAKTVCTRTVGAEEDLPILR from the exons atgccgccaaatgagctcaatgccacaagctcaccttggccattcgccgcttggggaatggatgtcatcggtcctatCGAGCCCACGACTTCAAAGGGGCACATGTTTATTATagtagccattgactatttcataaaatgggtagaggctgcatcctacaaagctgtaacAAAGAGAGTCGCCGCAGACTTTATCAAacatcgtattgtttgccgattcagaGTTTCCGAGTctattatcactgataatgccgctaatctcaatagtgatctaatgaaagccat atggaaaaaggatgaatgcagtatgACATGGTCAactttaccagaacagaatgtccagagctttcaacaaaagggtcaagccaagacagtttgcaccaggacagttggtgctgaagaagatcttcccatatTGAGATGA
- the LOC138868539 gene encoding uncharacterized protein, whose protein sequence is MIQYPDKNFIDLIPMRIHNQPVYCAHIEEEIDGKPWFHDIKEYLAKGEYPEHANHIQKCSLRRLSNHFFHSGGNLYRRTPDLGLLRYVDEKEASKLLEEIHVGTCNPHMNGFVLAKKILRAGYFWMTMEIDYVQNVSNVTNVKCMSI, encoded by the coding sequence atgatacagtatccggacaagaatttcattgatctcatcccaatgagaattcataatcagccGGTGTATTGTGCCCAcattgaagaagaaatagatggaaaaccttggttccatgacatcaaagagtatttggcaaaaggagaatatccggagcatgcaaaccacattCAGAAATGCTCACTTcgaagattgtccaatcactttttccacagtggaggaaacttgtatagaagaactcctgatttaggattgcTAAGATATGTCGACGAaaaagaggcttctaagctacttgaggagatacatgttgGGACATGCaacccacatatgaatggttttgtcctagccaagaagatacttagggccggttacttttggatgactatggagatagACTACGTCCAGAACGTCTCAAATGttaccaatgtcaagtgcatgtcGATATGA